From Brassica oleracea var. oleracea cultivar TO1000 chromosome C3, BOL, whole genome shotgun sequence, a single genomic window includes:
- the LOC106328004 gene encoding T-complex protein 1 subunit theta-like has translation MTMSMQPYGIQSMLKEGYRHLSGLDEAVIKNIEACKELSTITRTSLGPNGMNKMVINHLDKLFVTNDAATIVNELEIQHPAAKILVLAAKAQQEEIGDGANLTISFAGELLQNAEELIRMGLHPSEIICGYNKAILKVVEVLEDLVESGSETMDVRNKDEVVSRMRAAVASKQFGQEEIICSLVADACIQVCPKNPTNFNVDNVRVAKLLGGGLHNSCIVRGMVLKSDAVGSIKRMEKAKVAVFAGGVDTTATETKGTVLIHSAEQLENYAKTEEAKVEELIKAVAESGAKVIVSGGSVGEMALHFCERYKIMVLKISSKFELRRFCRAAGAVAHLKLSRPSPDDLGYVDSISVEEIGGVTVTIARNEQGGNSISTVVLRGSTDSILDDLERAVDDGVNTYKAMCRDSRIVPGAAATEIELAQRLKEYANAETGLDKYAISKYAESFEFVPKTLADNAGLNAMEIIASLYTGHGSGNTKLGIDLEEGACKDVSETKVWDLFATKLFALKYASDAACTVLRVDQIIMAKQAGGPRRDAAAAAGAGAEED, from the exons ATGACAATGTCGATGCAGCCGTACGGTATCCAGTCGATGCTCAAGGAAGGCTACAGGCATCTCTCGGGCCTAGACGAGGCCGTCATCAAGAACATCGAAGCTTGCAAGGAGCTCTCCACCATCACCCGCACTTCCCTCGGCCCCAACG GGATGAACAAAATGGTTATTAACCATTTGGATAAGCTCTTTGTGACCAACGACGCTGCGACGATTGTGAATGAGCTCGAGATTCAGCATCCTGCTGCGAAGATTCTTGTGCTAGCTGCCAAGGCTCAGCAGGAAGAGATCGGAGATGGAGCTAATCTGACGATTTCATTTGCTGGTGAGCTTTTGCAGAATGCTGAGGAGCTTATTAGGATGGGGTTGCATCCGAGTGAGATCATTTGTGGATATAACAAAGCAATTCTTAAG GTTGTTGAAGTTCTTGAAGATTTGGTTGAGAGTGGTTCTGAGACTATGGATGTGCGTAACAAAGATGAAGTTGTTTCGAGAATGAGAGCTGCTGTTGCGAGCAAGCAGTTTGGTCAAGAAGAGATTATATGTTCTTTAGTTGCTGAT GCGTGCATTCAAGTCTGTCCAAAGAATCCAACCAATTTCAATGTCGATAATGTCCGTGTTGCCAAGCTCTTGGGAGGAGGGTTGCACAACTCTTGCATAGTACGTGGCATGGTTTTGAAAAGTGATGCTGTTGGGAGCATAAAGCGAATGGAGAAGGCTAAG GTTGCTGTGTTTGCTGGGGGCGTCGATACCACTGCTACAGAGACAAAAGGAACTGTCTTGATCCATAGTGCTGAGCAG CTGGAGAACTATGCAAAGACAGAGGAAGCTAAAGTTGAGGAGCTGATTAAAGCTGTTGCTGAATCAGGAGCTAAAGTGATTGTCAGTGGGGGATCAGTTGGAGAAATGGCATTGCATTTCTGCGAGCGCTACAA GATAATGGTCTTGAAAATCAGCTCAAAGTTTGAACTGAGGCGTTTCTGCCGGGCAGCTGGGGCTGTCGCTCAT TTGAAATTGAGCCGGCCAAGTCCTGATGATCTGGGCTACGTTGATTCCATATCAGTTGAGGAAATTGGTGGTGTGACA GTCACTATTGCAAGAAATGAGCAAGGTGGTAACTCAATCTCTACAGTTGTTTTGCGTGGAAGCACAGACAGCATTTTGGACGACCTTGAAAGAGCTGTTGACGATGGAGTTAATACATACAAG GCGATGTGCAGAGACAGCCGTATCGTCCCTGGGGCTGCAGCTACTGAAATAGAACTGGCTCAGAGATTGAAGGAATATGCCAACGCAGAAACTGG GTTGGACAAATATGCCATCTCGAAATACGCAGAGAGCTTCGAGTTTGTACCCAAAACTCTTGCCGACAACGCTGGCCTCAATGCGATGGAAATCATTGCTTCTCTGTACACTGGACACGGATCAGGAAACACAAAGCTAGGCATTGACTTGGAGGAAGGTGCTTGTAAAGATGTCTCGGAGACAAAAGTGTGGGATCTTTTTGCAACCAA GTTATTTGCTCTTAAGTACGCTTCTGATGCTGCATGCACGGTGCTTCGCGTAGACCAG ATTATAATGGCGAAGCAAGCAGGTGGACCAAGGAGAGACGCTGCAGCAGCCGCTGGTGCAGGGGCAGAGGAAGACTAA